In Sebaldella termitidis ATCC 33386, one DNA window encodes the following:
- a CDS encoding recombinase family protein, which produces MIEAVKYTRVSTNQQDARGSKDEQDKLIELWASKNNYKIIETFSDTDHGDKENRADFNRLKHFLILNTHIKHVIVLYSDRFSRDYKQGMRFLFDFDDLGVKVISVNEGELKADGTVESLISSFRFSQNQEEKNKMVKKVTDNMFNYAETNRYLGGSLSPWFTTDKGIVNGIKCKVVIPNNETWDFYRKVFLDMIKYRSIKESCRVNNLKYRTVIDWCLMPELIGYRTYGKKGKVDKNHTKGRRKEYQISSDRVYPAILSDEEYEIIKEIRLKNKLKYMNIEREYLYSTFLECSCNGKFAGEKIKKYNDNVFHYYKCEKCGSRFNADKLENSITEKILSEPKLKMLNDYQFRIADIIDEKILLEKNLDEKLKAEATIASLIVKGFMSEEAAEKELKELNKIKDKIKKEIQQKEILITEETKKEITEDNIDTLKYLLRNIDFDLIEDLKEILHLIIRKIKIHDIHNIDIIF; this is translated from the coding sequence ATGATTGAAGCTGTAAAATATACAAGAGTTAGCACAAATCAGCAGGATGCCCGTGGTTCCAAAGACGAACAGGATAAATTGATAGAGCTGTGGGCATCCAAAAATAATTATAAAATTATAGAAACATTTTCAGATACAGATCATGGTGATAAAGAAAATAGAGCTGACTTTAACCGCCTGAAACACTTCTTAATTCTTAATACTCATATAAAACATGTAATTGTACTTTATTCAGATAGATTTTCCCGCGATTATAAACAGGGAATGAGATTCCTTTTTGATTTTGATGATCTTGGTGTTAAAGTTATATCAGTTAACGAGGGAGAACTAAAAGCTGATGGAACTGTAGAAAGTTTAATATCCTCTTTCCGCTTCTCTCAGAATCAGGAAGAGAAAAATAAAATGGTAAAAAAAGTTACTGATAATATGTTCAACTATGCAGAAACTAATAGATACCTTGGCGGTTCTTTATCCCCTTGGTTCACTACAGATAAGGGAATTGTTAACGGTATAAAATGTAAAGTTGTTATTCCTAATAATGAAACTTGGGATTTTTACCGTAAAGTATTTTTAGATATGATTAAATATAGATCTATAAAAGAAAGCTGTAGAGTGAATAATTTGAAATACCGGACTGTTATTGATTGGTGTCTTATGCCAGAGCTTATAGGTTATCGAACATATGGAAAAAAAGGAAAAGTTGATAAAAATCATACAAAGGGCAGAAGAAAAGAATACCAAATATCAAGTGATAGAGTTTACCCAGCTATCCTCTCAGACGAAGAGTATGAAATAATTAAGGAAATTAGGCTTAAAAATAAACTTAAATACATGAATATTGAAAGAGAATACTTATACTCTACTTTCCTAGAATGTTCATGCAACGGAAAGTTTGCAGGCGAGAAGATCAAAAAATATAATGATAATGTTTTTCATTATTATAAGTGTGAGAAATGCGGTTCACGGTTTAATGCCGATAAATTAGAAAACTCCATTACTGAAAAAATATTATCAGAACCAAAGCTAAAAATGCTTAATGATTATCAGTTCAGAATTGCTGATATAATTGATGAAAAGATTCTCCTGGAAAAAAATTTAGATGAAAAATTAAAAGCTGAAGCTACAATAGCATCACTTATAGTAAAAGGCTTTATGAGTGAAGAAGCAGCAGAAAAAGAATTGAAAGAATTAAATAAGATAAAAGACAAAATAAAAAAAGAGATTCAACAAAAGGAAATTTTAATCACTGAGGAGACAAAAAAAGAGATTACGGAAGATAATATAGATACACTCAAATACTTGCTTAGAAACATAGATTTTGACCTTATAGAGGACTTAAAAGAAATACTACACTTAATAATTAGAAAAATAAAAATACATGATATTCATAACATAGATATCATTTTTTAA
- a CDS encoding GNAT family N-acetyltransferase has translation MEIIIKPLTEELAADYFDFLDNRAFTDNSPWGGCYCTGWQMTKEQEKTELLDKMEEGFSYGDENFVRVLREIVIRQITSKALQGYLAYVDGISIGWCNANSKANFPLESANGFRLYAPAEKKEKAVVCFEISPEYRGKGVATALLNRAVADAKAEGYVAVEGFPQIHTERFEWDYTGPVSLFEKAGFTAITKQDGSIIMRKELK, from the coding sequence ATGGAAATTATAATTAAACCACTCACGGAGGAGCTTGCAGCAGACTACTTTGACTTCCTTGACAACCGTGCATTTACTGATAATTCTCCATGGGGCGGGTGTTATTGTACCGGCTGGCAAATGACAAAGGAACAGGAAAAAACCGAATTATTGGACAAAATGGAAGAAGGTTTTTCATACGGCGATGAAAATTTTGTACGTGTACTTCGCGAAATTGTTATACGGCAAATTACATCAAAAGCTTTACAGGGTTATTTGGCATATGTTGATGGTATATCAATCGGCTGGTGTAATGCGAACAGTAAAGCAAATTTCCCCCTTGAATCTGCAAACGGATTTCGGCTCTACGCTCCTGCTGAAAAAAAGGAAAAAGCAGTAGTTTGCTTTGAAATCTCCCCGGAATATCGTGGAAAAGGCGTTGCCACCGCTTTGCTAAACAGAGCCGTGGCAGATGCGAAAGCTGAGGGATATGTTGCCGTTGAAGGTTTTCCTCAAATACACACTGAAAGATTCGAATGGGACTATACCGGACCTGTCAGCTTGTTTGAAAAAGCAGGATTTACTGCCATTACAAAACAAGACGGCAGTATCATCATGAGAAAAGAGTTAAAATAA
- a CDS encoding lysophospholipid acyltransferase family protein codes for MLKYKVEYFLVVGVKSGLRILPVKLRFKILEFLGVLTYYAIKKRRDITNKNLRIAFPEKDEKEIKKLAIESYKSTAKNTIIPLFLTELVSKGYIEAENYGLVKELMAQGRGMIITTIHMAGFEAGFFMGKDYDTNVVFKKQKNPYINDMMEKCRAKAGTNSIMKNIENGSNEKIQNVFKNKGILVLAADQYSNDVEVEFFGKKTKANAGNILLAIKYKVPLLFAYSNYDGYKIKLNYLKNIEIEKMGNLRETVKHNVQNLFYEYEKVIRQNPGEYMWQHNRWKN; via the coding sequence ATGTTGAAGTATAAAGTTGAATATTTTTTAGTAGTGGGAGTAAAATCAGGATTACGAATTTTACCGGTAAAATTAAGGTTTAAAATTTTGGAGTTTCTGGGAGTCTTAACATATTATGCAATAAAAAAACGCAGAGATATAACAAATAAAAATTTAAGAATAGCTTTTCCTGAAAAAGATGAGAAAGAAATAAAGAAATTAGCAATAGAGTCATATAAAAGTACTGCTAAAAATACTATCATTCCTTTATTTTTGACAGAATTAGTATCTAAAGGATATATAGAAGCAGAAAACTATGGATTGGTAAAAGAATTAATGGCTCAAGGCAGAGGAATGATCATAACTACAATACATATGGCCGGTTTTGAAGCAGGTTTTTTTATGGGAAAAGATTACGATACTAATGTTGTTTTTAAAAAGCAGAAAAATCCGTATATTAATGATATGATGGAAAAATGCAGAGCTAAAGCAGGGACAAATTCAATAATGAAAAATATTGAAAACGGTTCTAACGAAAAAATACAAAATGTATTTAAGAATAAAGGGATACTTGTACTGGCAGCAGATCAGTATTCGAATGATGTGGAAGTAGAATTTTTTGGAAAAAAGACAAAAGCAAATGCAGGAAATATCTTATTGGCAATAAAATATAAGGTACCTCTTCTTTTTGCCTATTCGAATTATGACGGATATAAGATAAAATTGAATTATCTTAAGAATATAGAAATTGAAAAGATGGGTAATCTGAGAGAAACTGTAAAACATAATGTTCAGAATTTATTTTATGAGTATGAAAAAGTCATTCGGCAAAATCCGGGAGAGTATATGTGGCAGCATAACAGATGGAAAAATTAA
- a CDS encoding pentapeptide repeat-containing protein, translated as MKKAYKVFEPDWICRDYDYKRNGNVIGEIYEMDGEIEICERGFHYCPKLVNCFNYYGFNSNNKVAEIEILGDIKNDGDDKEVTNKFKIIRELSWHEVLELVNVGSGNTGNRNSGDWNSGDWNSGDGNSGDWNSGDWNSGNWNSGNRNSGNRNSGDWNSGNWNSGYLNTITPDTILVFNKECSRETWNKAIKPDFMYFDVLNKFIYTCDMTDEEKENNPDYEALGGCLRKMTYKEAWKYSWNNANKENRKLILKLPNFDNEIFKEITGIDVCKELEIDK; from the coding sequence ATGAAAAAAGCATACAAAGTATTCGAACCAGATTGGATATGTAGGGATTATGACTATAAAAGAAATGGAAATGTAATAGGCGAAATATATGAAATGGATGGAGAAATTGAAATATGTGAAAGAGGTTTCCATTACTGCCCTAAATTAGTTAATTGTTTTAATTACTATGGTTTTAATAGCAATAATAAAGTAGCAGAAATAGAAATTTTAGGTGACATAAAAAATGATGGTGACGATAAAGAAGTTACTAATAAATTTAAGATTATAAGAGAATTATCATGGCATGAGGTACTTGAATTAGTTAATGTAGGTTCTGGCAATACAGGAAACAGGAACTCAGGAGACTGGAACTCAGGAGACTGGAACTCAGGAGACGGGAACTCAGGAGACTGGAACTCAGGAGACTGGAACTCAGGAAACTGGAACTCAGGAAACAGGAACTCAGGAAACAGGAACTCAGGAGACTGGAACTCAGGAAACTGGAACTCAGGATATCTAAATACTATTACACCTGATACTATACTAGTTTTCAATAAAGAGTGTAGCCGAGAAACATGGAATAAAGCTATTAAACCTGATTTCATGTATTTCGATGTTTTAAATAAGTTCATTTATACTTGTGACATGACAGATGAAGAAAAAGAAAATAATCCTGATTATGAAGCTTTAGGCGGATGTTTAAGAAAAATGACATATAAAGAAGCATGGAAATATAGCTGGAATAATGCTAATAAAGAAAATAGAAAACTTATATTAAAGCTGCCAAACTTTGACAATGAAATTTTCAAAGAAATAACAGGAATAGATGTTTGCAAAGAGCTTGAAATAGATAAATAA
- a CDS encoding phage antirepressor N-terminal domain-containing protein produces MLKKEIVFHEDKILTIKENGKIYVSVKHICNGLGMTESQCKNQRDKVNNDYTLKGGRIFAPLETNGGIQQVLMLELDYLPIWLAKINPSRFNEELKQKLLDYQLHCKDILADEFFGKREMVLPGKDDTKVNPHLNDIDDRSLIIRGIEAELTRLYDELVYHYNWIRNRSETKRDEYIGNIRKAKQKHFIDNGKELTTKDIDKLNGR; encoded by the coding sequence ATGCTTAAAAAAGAAATAGTGTTCCATGAGGACAAAATTTTGACAATTAAGGAAAATGGAAAAATCTATGTAAGTGTGAAACATATATGCAATGGCTTAGGCATGACTGAATCACAATGTAAAAATCAAAGAGACAAAGTCAACAATGACTATACTTTGAAAGGTGGGAGAATTTTCGCCCCCCTTGAAACAAACGGCGGAATACAACAGGTTTTAATGCTTGAACTGGACTACTTGCCAATATGGTTAGCCAAAATAAACCCTTCAAGATTCAACGAGGAACTTAAACAGAAACTGTTAGATTATCAGCTCCATTGTAAAGACATACTCGCTGATGAATTTTTCGGGAAAAGGGAAATGGTATTACCGGGCAAAGATGATACAAAAGTAAACCCACACTTAAATGATATTGACGACAGGTCTTTAATCATTAGAGGTATAGAAGCAGAACTTACAAGACTATACGATGAATTAGTGTATCACTACAACTGGATAAGGAACAGATCAGAAACTAAAAGAGATGAATATATCGGAAATATCAGAAAAGCTAAACAAAAACATTTTATTGATAACGGAAAAGAGCTTACTACTAAGGATATTGACAAGTTAAACGGAAGATAG
- a CDS encoding DUF5362 domain-containing protein has product MNDLEELYSKSSFDTSKENPMTVQLDEVFKKKLGFLGTFQQVMGVLAIIYGAFLCIGIFTAIVGVPVILVGIKVFKSGGAYKDALMNSSGEDLKRGLCELSDASKIYLVLLIIGIVVSVIICIFFMGAMIAALSQPDYYY; this is encoded by the coding sequence ATGAACGATTTAGAAGAACTATATTCAAAGAGTAGTTTTGACACATCAAAAGAGAATCCAATGACAGTTCAGCTTGATGAGGTTTTTAAGAAAAAATTGGGATTTTTGGGAACTTTTCAGCAGGTTATGGGAGTTTTAGCTATTATATACGGGGCATTTCTATGTATTGGTATATTTACGGCAATAGTAGGGGTTCCTGTAATTTTGGTAGGAATAAAGGTATTTAAATCCGGAGGGGCCTATAAAGATGCTTTAATGAATTCCAGCGGGGAGGATTTGAAAAGAGGGTTATGTGAACTTTCAGATGCTTCAAAAATTTATCTGGTACTTTTAATTATAGGAATAGTAGTTTCTGTTATTATTTGCATATTTTTTATGGGTGCAATGATCGCAGCATTGTCACAGCCTGATTATTACTATTAA
- a CDS encoding MerR family transcriptional regulator — MYKIGMFSKHGKVTIKTLRHYDEVGLLRPAYIDEETGYRYYTTEQLSHLHEIIALRQMGFSIPEILSIFNNFNVEKILEQRKAELESEYRIIINRLFRLNYYIKEKKEGRNMNYQAVIKEIPECIVFSKRQIIENYNTLMELVPSIGKKVKAANPTLKCAQPEYCFNIYHDGEYKEKDIDVEVCEAVVEFGIESDGIIFKKIPAVTVASVMHKGPYKDFGSAYAFIFKWIEENGYIVADNARESYIDGIWNKESENDWLTEIQVPVMQK, encoded by the coding sequence ATGTATAAAATTGGTATGTTTTCAAAGCATGGTAAAGTCACAATAAAAACATTACGTCATTATGATGAGGTAGGGCTTCTCAGACCTGCTTATATTGATGAAGAAACAGGATATCGCTATTATACGACAGAACAGCTTTCTCATCTTCATGAAATTATTGCATTAAGGCAGATGGGTTTTTCGATACCTGAAATTCTAAGTATTTTTAATAATTTCAATGTTGAAAAAATTCTGGAACAGCGAAAAGCAGAGCTTGAATCAGAATACAGGATTATTATCAACCGCCTCTTTCGTTTAAATTACTATATTAAAGAAAAGAAAGAAGGTAGAAACATGAATTATCAAGCAGTTATCAAAGAAATTCCCGAGTGTATAGTATTTTCAAAGCGTCAAATTATCGAAAATTATAATACACTGATGGAGCTTGTGCCGTCTATAGGCAAAAAAGTAAAAGCAGCAAATCCTACACTTAAATGTGCTCAGCCGGAATATTGCTTTAATATTTATCATGATGGTGAATACAAAGAAAAGGATATTGATGTTGAAGTATGTGAGGCTGTGGTCGAATTTGGAATAGAAAGTGACGGGATAATTTTTAAGAAAATTCCGGCAGTTACTGTAGCTTCAGTTATGCATAAGGGTCCATATAAAGATTTTGGTTCAGCCTATGCATTTATATTTAAATGGATAGAAGAAAACGGATATATTGTTGCAGATAATGCAAGAGAGAGTTATATTGACGGAATTTGGAATAAGGAATCAGAAAATGACTGGCTGACTGAAATTCAGGTTCCGGTTATGCAAAAATGA
- a CDS encoding XRE family transcriptional regulator produces MNKLEALGNKIRELRERKNWSLDRLSEELEKEDIDIVPSTLFRIEKGQRKKIDTLLLLGLSKILNYNFFQMLDSQIFRSEDYIEVDDQKLYIYGFASAGNGYLDTTDYEIMEVSLPKNIRHKKGLFGIKVHGESMEPEFYNNDILILDPSCPEWEELNNKVIVVDLNNERYVKLLKYYNDGRAYLFSYNEIYPPIQITENDNIKCIGKVVYSFRSYS; encoded by the coding sequence ATGAATAAATTAGAAGCGCTTGGTAATAAAATCAGAGAATTGCGTGAGAGAAAAAACTGGTCTCTTGACAGGCTTTCAGAAGAGCTTGAGAAAGAAGATATCGATATTGTTCCTTCTACTTTATTTAGAATAGAAAAAGGACAGAGAAAAAAAATCGATACTCTCCTTCTCCTTGGTCTTTCCAAAATTTTAAATTATAATTTCTTTCAAATGCTCGACAGTCAGATTTTCAGATCTGAAGATTATATTGAAGTAGATGATCAGAAATTATATATTTACGGTTTTGCTTCTGCGGGAAACGGATATCTGGATACCACAGATTATGAAATTATGGAAGTTTCACTTCCAAAAAATATAAGACATAAAAAAGGACTTTTCGGAATTAAAGTTCACGGAGAAAGCATGGAACCCGAATTTTACAATAACGATATTCTTATCCTTGATCCTTCATGTCCTGAATGGGAAGAACTAAACAATAAGGTTATTGTTGTAGATCTGAACAATGAAAGATACGTAAAGCTTTTGAAGTATTATAACGACGGCAGAGCTTATCTTTTCAGCTATAATGAGATTTACCCCCCTATTCAGATCACGGAAAATGATAATATTAAATGTATCGGAAAAGTCGTTTACAGTTTTAGATCATACTCATAA
- a CDS encoding single-stranded DNA-binding protein translates to MNLVTLMGRLTRDPELKYSQSGKAFTKFSIAVTREFNRDEADFINCIAWDKRAETICEYLRKGRRIALQGRLSVRNYEKDGETKWITEVIVDKFDFIDYQKSDTEENDNYEHNDAPESDPEEFPF, encoded by the coding sequence ATGAATTTAGTTACTTTAATGGGAAGATTAACAAGGGATCCGGAACTGAAATATTCTCAATCAGGAAAAGCTTTCACAAAATTCAGTATTGCAGTAACAAGGGAATTTAACAGAGATGAAGCAGATTTTATAAACTGTATAGCTTGGGACAAAAGAGCAGAAACTATCTGCGAGTATTTAAGAAAAGGCAGAAGAATAGCACTACAAGGTAGATTAAGTGTGAGAAACTATGAAAAAGACGGAGAAACTAAATGGATTACAGAAGTTATTGTTGATAAGTTTGACTTTATTGATTACCAAAAATCTGATACTGAAGAAAATGATAATTATGAGCATAATGATGCTCCAGAATCAGATCCGGAGGAATTTCCATTTTGA
- a CDS encoding RNA ligase (ATP) encodes MRKLVTIQKVKNILPIENSDFIELVEIMGWKCVVKKGEFKIGDFGIYFEVDSFLPIMEKFEFLRKSSYAKNDIMGEGFRIKTAKLRGKISQGLFLPLKDFPEYKNLAEGTEITELLNVKKWQMPEVEGAAGIEIGDKPYGIPTTDEVRIQSSQELIDDLTGKPYYIATKMDGTSCTIYFNNGQVGVCGRNKEYKETTASGYWKLAHLYKIPEKLTGLGKNIALQGEYCGEKIQKNRLKLQKPKFFIFNVYDIDTATYYNYRDFRDIIAHLGLETVPVEEEGESFNYSLDELLEKANGKYPSGLDKEGIVIRSQENTEDGKFLSFKVINNDFLLKEK; translated from the coding sequence ATGAGAAAGCTTGTAACAATTCAAAAAGTCAAAAATATTTTACCGATCGAGAATTCTGATTTTATAGAGTTAGTTGAAATTATGGGGTGGAAATGTGTTGTTAAAAAAGGAGAATTTAAGATAGGAGATTTTGGAATCTATTTTGAAGTTGACAGTTTTTTACCAATAATGGAAAAATTTGAATTTTTAAGGAAAAGCAGTTATGCTAAAAACGATATTATGGGTGAGGGTTTTCGGATAAAAACTGCAAAATTACGCGGGAAGATATCTCAGGGCCTTTTCCTGCCACTTAAAGATTTTCCGGAATACAAAAATTTAGCTGAAGGAACTGAGATAACAGAGCTGCTTAATGTGAAAAAATGGCAGATGCCTGAAGTAGAAGGAGCCGCTGGAATAGAAATAGGAGATAAGCCATATGGTATTCCGACAACAGATGAGGTTCGTATTCAATCAAGTCAGGAATTAATAGATGATCTGACAGGCAAACCATATTATATAGCGACAAAAATGGACGGGACAAGCTGTACAATATATTTTAACAACGGACAAGTCGGTGTTTGCGGGAGAAATAAAGAATATAAAGAAACGACAGCAAGCGGTTATTGGAAACTTGCTCATTTGTATAAAATACCTGAAAAATTAACAGGACTCGGGAAAAATATTGCACTGCAGGGCGAATACTGCGGGGAAAAAATTCAGAAAAACCGGTTAAAATTACAAAAACCTAAATTTTTTATATTTAATGTTTATGATATCGATACAGCAACTTATTATAATTATAGGGATTTCAGAGATATTATTGCACATCTTGGCTTAGAAACAGTTCCGGTGGAGGAAGAGGGAGAAAGCTTTAATTATTCACTGGATGAACTGCTTGAAAAAGCTAATGGGAAGTATCCGAGCGGACTGGATAAGGAAGGGATTGTAATAAGAAGTCAGGAAAATACAGAAGACGGGAAATTTCTTTCATTTAAAGTTATAAATAATGATTTTTTACTTAAAGAGAAATAA
- a CDS encoding TMEM175 family protein, translating to MFGKSRVEAFSDGVLAIIITIMVLELKAPHKADISELTELFPKFFSYVLSFIYVAIYWNNHHHMFSTAERINGKILWANTHLLFWLSLIPFTTSWMGETNFSNISTMLYGFILLMCSIAYHIVQNSIIRQQGKNSKLKKAVGKDKKGLISPFLYTLGIIFGIFAPAVSMIIYTGAAILWIIPDTRIEKMNFFE from the coding sequence ATGTTTGGGAAGAGCAGGGTAGAAGCATTTAGCGACGGGGTTTTGGCAATAATTATTACAATAATGGTACTGGAATTAAAGGCTCCGCATAAAGCGGATATCTCAGAACTGACAGAACTTTTTCCAAAATTTTTCAGTTATGTGCTTAGCTTTATATACGTGGCAATATATTGGAATAATCATCACCATATGTTTTCAACAGCAGAAAGAATAAACGGGAAAATTTTATGGGCCAATACACATTTATTATTCTGGCTTTCATTAATACCATTTACTACAAGCTGGATGGGAGAAACAAATTTTTCAAATATTTCCACTATGTTATACGGATTTATTCTTTTAATGTGTTCAATAGCATACCATATAGTACAGAATTCAATAATCCGTCAGCAGGGGAAAAATTCAAAACTGAAAAAAGCTGTGGGCAAGGATAAAAAAGGATTAATTTCACCATTTCTTTACACACTGGGGATTATTTTCGGAATATTTGCCCCGGCAGTATCGATGATAATTTATACAGGTGCTGCAATTTTATGGATTATTCCCGATACTCGTATTGAAAAAATGAATTTTTTTGAATAA
- a CDS encoding YopX family protein, translating to MREIKFRAWSSGRKEMAEVESIHFKGNAVYLISKHLRLVANLDETELMQFTGQKDMNGKEVFEEDILKLENGDFGIVQYNNLNCNYYIQLINYPFNVAVEFKKVFSYQSKVEIIGNIYENPELLEV from the coding sequence ATGAGAGAGATTAAGTTTAGAGCGTGGAGTAGCGGAAGAAAAGAAATGGCAGAAGTAGAGAGCATTCATTTTAAGGGTAATGCTGTATATTTAATATCTAAACATCTAAGACTTGTAGCTAATTTAGATGAGACAGAATTAATGCAATTTACAGGGCAAAAGGATATGAATGGTAAGGAAGTTTTTGAAGAAGATATATTAAAACTGGAAAACGGAGATTTTGGCATAGTTCAATATAACAATTTAAATTGTAACTATTATATTCAATTAATCAATTACCCTTTTAATGTAGCAGTAGAATTCAAGAAAGTATTTTCATATCAATCTAAAGTTGAGATTATTGGAAACATATACGAAAATCCTGAGTTGCTGGAGGTATAA
- a CDS encoding DUF6440 family protein has translation MVLSNGRKDQLQAYNRITTWIDPETGVEYLIVENYEKINIHGASGGIAITPRLNSDGSIMVKNPDQAK, from the coding sequence ATGGTTTTATCGAATGGACGAAAAGATCAACTGCAAGCCTATAACAGGATTACAACTTGGATTGATCCAGAAACAGGAGTAGAATATCTAATTGTAGAAAACTATGAAAAAATTAATATCCATGGTGCTTCTGGGGGAATAGCGATTACTCCACGTTTAAATTCTGACGGAAGTATTATGGTGAAAAATCCAGATCAAGCTAAATAG
- a CDS encoding DKNYY domain-containing protein, which yields MEYPKIFVILDCYYSKDEKNLYYKDVKLNRADMNSFMVLYWEYAKDKSRIYFNYCVTSEEPDSFEIL from the coding sequence ATAGAATATCCAAAAATTTTTGTAATTTTAGATTGTTATTATTCAAAAGATGAGAAAAATTTATATTATAAAGATGTAAAGTTAAATAGGGCTGATATGAATAGTTTTATGGTTTTGTACTGGGAATATGCTAAAGATAAATCCAGGATATATTTTAATTACTGTGTGACTAGTGAGGAACCAGATAGTTTTGAAATCTTATAA
- a CDS encoding MarR family transcriptional regulator, whose amino-acid sequence MKKQYKEYKVFDKDISEFMLSEELSFYTHEEIEIETIEDIYDLNITDLKKIINEKIEAGSFTDFLEKLCRNRLLKIIPMLVLDEKEFFVYDSFYKNKETQSEIGKKLGVTRQSVNKVVKKINDKFDYAGKNITLHYYEEII is encoded by the coding sequence ATGAAAAAACAATATAAAGAATATAAAGTCTTTGATAAGGATATTTCTGAATTTATGCTTTCTGAGGAACTTTCCTTCTATACACACGAAGAAATTGAAATAGAAACCATTGAAGATATTTATGATCTTAATATTACCGATCTGAAAAAAATTATCAATGAAAAAATAGAAGCCGGATCTTTTACAGATTTTCTAGAAAAACTATGCAGAAACAGACTTTTGAAAATTATTCCCATGCTTGTTTTAGATGAAAAGGAATTCTTTGTTTATGATTCATTTTATAAAAACAAAGAAACTCAGAGTGAAATAGGGAAAAAATTAGGAGTTACACGACAATCCGTAAATAAAGTAGTAAAAAAAATAAATGATAAATTTGATTATGCCGGAAAGAACATAACTTTACACTATTATGAAGAAATAATATAA
- a CDS encoding ERF family protein gives MSIYEKLSNIQQELIVPKNQRNDFGGYNFRSAEDILTALKPHLKEQKVTIFFSDSVIEKGNRIYVETTLNFVDIENGEKIETKAAAREDEEKKKYDGSQLTGSSSSYARKYALNGLFAIDDVKDSDFTNTGENNKASEKSAKNPKRDGQIKFIKQHQKEYQSYITECLSKAGKETIEELDDKQIDYLKNNIAKKLGSRNKEGVA, from the coding sequence ATGTCAATTTATGAAAAGTTATCTAATATACAGCAGGAATTAATAGTACCGAAAAATCAAAGAAATGATTTTGGTGGATATAATTTCAGAAGTGCTGAAGATATACTAACTGCATTAAAACCACACTTAAAAGAACAAAAAGTTACTATATTCTTTAGTGATAGTGTTATTGAAAAAGGAAATAGAATATATGTTGAAACTACACTAAACTTTGTAGATATAGAAAACGGTGAAAAAATAGAAACAAAAGCCGCAGCACGTGAAGATGAAGAAAAGAAGAAATATGACGGTTCACAATTAACAGGTTCAAGTTCATCTTATGCAAGAAAATATGCTCTTAATGGATTATTTGCAATTGATGATGTAAAAGATAGCGATTTTACGAATACTGGCGAAAACAACAAAGCAAGCGAAAAATCAGCAAAAAATCCTAAACGAGATGGACAAATCAAATTTATTAAGCAGCATCAAAAGGAATACCAATCATATATAACAGAATGTCTAAGCAAAGCCGGAAAGGAAACTATTGAGGAATTAGACGATAAACAAATAGACTACTTAAAAAATAACATTGCCAAGAAATTAGGAAGTCGAAATAAGGAAGGAGTGGCATAA